Part of the Citrobacter sp. Marseille-Q6884 genome, TGCAGGTCAAGCGCCCGACCGTGCAGAGCTGGAAGCAGCGCGACGGCTGGGACGGCATCGCGCCGATTTCCCGCGTTGAAAGCAGCCTTGAGGCCAGGCTGATTCAGCTCATCGCCAAGCCGCAAAAGACAGGCGGCGATTTCAAAGAGATTGACCTGCTCGGGCGGCAGATTGAGCGGCTGGCGCGCGTCAACCGCTACAGCCAGACCGGCAACGAGGCCGACCTTAACCCCAACGTCGCCAACCGCAACAAAGGGGAGCGCAAAAAGCCGAAAAAGAATTTTTTCAGCGACGAGGCTATCGAGAAACTGGAGGAATTATTTTTCGACCAGTCTTTCGAGTACCAGTTGCAGTGGTACCGCGCAGGGCTGGAGCACCGCATTCGCGACATTCTCAAATCCCGCCAGATTGGCGCGACGTTCTATTTCTCCCGCGAGGCACTGCTGCGCGCGCTCAAAACCGGCCATAACCAGATATTTCTGTCAGCCAGTAAAACGCAGGCTTACGTGTTCCGCGAATACATCATCCAGTTTGCACGACTGGTCGACGTCGACCTGACCGGCGACCCGATTGTCATCGGCAACAACGGCGCAAAACTGATTTTTCTCGGTACCAATTCCAATACAGCGCAGAGCCATAACGGCGACCTGTATGTCGATGAAATATTCTGGATCCCGAACTTTCAGAAACTGCGCAAAGTCGCCTCGGGCATGGCTTCGCAGAAGCACCTGCGCTCAACCTACTTTTCGACACCTTCCACGCTGGCGCACGGCGCTTACCCCTTCTGGTCTGGCGAGCTGTTCAACAAAGGGCGCAGCCGGATTTCCGACCGCATCGAAATCGATATCAGTCACAGCGCGCTCGCCGGTGGTCAGCTCTGCGACGATGGCCAGTGGCGGCAGATTGTCACCATTGAGGACGCCCTTGCCGGTGGCTGCACCCTGTTCGACCTCGACCAGCTCAAACGCGAAAACAGTGATGAGGATTTTAAAAACCTGTTTATGTGCGAGTTTGTCGACGATAAAGCGTCGGTATTCCCGTTCGAGGAACTGCAGCGCTGCATGGTCGACGTGATGGAGGAATGGGAGGACTTTGCTCCGTTCGCCGACCATCCGTTCGGCTCGCGCCCTGTCTGGATTGGCTACGACCCGTCACACACCGGCGACAGTGCCGGGTGCGTCGTGCTCGCGCCGCCAGTGGTCTCCGGTGGCAAATTCCGCATGCTGGAGCGCCATCAGTGGAAAGGCATGGATTTTGCCGCTCAGGCAGAGGGCATCCGCAAACTGACTGAGAAATACAACGTCGAATACATCGGCATTGACGCAACCGGCCTCGGCCTCGGCGTATTCCAGTTGGTGCGCTCATTCTACCCGGCGGCACGCGGCATTCGTTACACGCCTGAGATGAAAACCGCGATGGTACTCAAGGCAAAAGACACCATTCGCCGCGGCTGTCTGGAGTACGACGCCGGGGCGACCGACGTCACGCAGTCGTTTATGTCCATCCGCAAAACTATGACCAGCAGTGGGCGCAGCGCCACCTACGAGGCCAGTCGCACCGAGGAAGCCAGTCACGCCGATATCGCATGGGCGACCATGCACGCCCTGTTAAACGAACCGCTTTCCGCCGGTAGCGGCATGCAGCCTAAATCTATTCTGGAGTTCAACTAAAATGGGTAAGCAAAAATCCCGTAAAGCCAACGCACAAAAGGCCAGCAAACCACAACAACTGAACGCCAGCGCACCGCCAAAAACGACAGCGTTCACCTTCGGCGAGCCGGTGCCGGTACTCGATAAGCGCGACATTCTGGATTATGTCGAGTGCATCAGTAACGGCAAATGGTACGAGCCGCCGGTCAGCTTCTCCGGGCTGGCAAAGAGCCTGCGCTCTGCCGTGCATCACAGCTCACCGATTTACGTTAAACGCAACGTGCTCGCGAGCACCTACATTCCGCACCCATTGTTATCCCGTCAGGATTTCAGCCGTTTTGCGCTCGACTATCTGGTATTCGGCAACGCCTTTCTTGAGCAGCGCCACAGCGTCACCGGCCAGTTAATCAAGCTACTGACCTCACCGGCCAAATATACCCGTCGTGGGGTTGATGATTCGATTTTCTGGTTTGTGGAAAACTTCACTCTGCCGCATGAGTTCGCGCCTGACACCGTGTTTCACCTGCTGGAGCCTGACATTAATCAGGAAATTTACGGCCTGCCGGAATATCTCAGCGCGCTTAATTCTGCCTGGCTGAATGAATCCGCGACGCTGTTCCGTCGCAAGTATTACCAGAACGGCGCGCACGCGGGTTACATCATGTATGTGACCGACCCGGCGCAGAGCGCGACCGACGTCGAATCGCTGCGCGAGGCAATGCGCAACTCGAAAGGGCTCGGCAACTTTAAGAACCTGTTTTTCTACGCCCCCGGAGGAAAACCAGACGGCATCAAAATAGTGCCACTGAGCGAGGTCGCCACAAAGGATGACTTTTTCAATATCAAGAAAGCCAGTGCCGCCGACCTGATGGACGCGCACCGCGTGCCGTTCCAGCTTATGGGCGGCAAGCCCGAGAATATCGGCTCACTCGGTGACGTTGAGAAGGTGGCAAAGGTATTTGTGCGCAACGAGCTGTCGCCGCTACAGGACAGGTTCAGGGAGGTAAACGACTGGCTCGGCATGGAGGTCATCAGGTTCAAAGAGTACACCCTCGACAACCCGGAATAATCCCCCCACAAGCCGCCAGCATGGCGGCTTTTTCACACCCTGCCACCATCACGCCTCAGACGCACCACACGCGCACGAATACACGCGACCACCAACGAACCGACAGCAACCACGAAAGCGCCATTACGAGGCGCTCAGACGATAATTTTTATCATTACGCACCACCTCTGGCGCGCAATGCTATCCCCGCCACGCCTGCCCGCTTTATGGGGCAGTTTTAATGCAGTTGCCTTAATAGTATAAAGGCGCGCCATTACTGGCACGCCTTTAAATTTATCAAGCAATAATTCTGATGCATTAGCATGC contains:
- a CDS encoding phage portal protein; this encodes MGKQKSRKANAQKASKPQQLNASAPPKTTAFTFGEPVPVLDKRDILDYVECISNGKWYEPPVSFSGLAKSLRSAVHHSSPIYVKRNVLASTYIPHPLLSRQDFSRFALDYLVFGNAFLEQRHSVTGQLIKLLTSPAKYTRRGVDDSIFWFVENFTLPHEFAPDTVFHLLEPDINQEIYGLPEYLSALNSAWLNESATLFRRKYYQNGAHAGYIMYVTDPAQSATDVESLREAMRNSKGLGNFKNLFFYAPGGKPDGIKIVPLSEVATKDDFFNIKKASAADLMDAHRVPFQLMGGKPENIGSLGDVEKVAKVFVRNELSPLQDRFREVNDWLGMEVIRFKEYTLDNPE
- a CDS encoding terminase ATPase subunit family protein, which translates into the protein MTISTDTTLLHDPRRQASLLYWQGFSVPQIAEMLQVKRPTVQSWKQRDGWDGIAPISRVESSLEARLIQLIAKPQKTGGDFKEIDLLGRQIERLARVNRYSQTGNEADLNPNVANRNKGERKKPKKNFFSDEAIEKLEELFFDQSFEYQLQWYRAGLEHRIRDILKSRQIGATFYFSREALLRALKTGHNQIFLSASKTQAYVFREYIIQFARLVDVDLTGDPIVIGNNGAKLIFLGTNSNTAQSHNGDLYVDEIFWIPNFQKLRKVASGMASQKHLRSTYFSTPSTLAHGAYPFWSGELFNKGRSRISDRIEIDISHSALAGGQLCDDGQWRQIVTIEDALAGGCTLFDLDQLKRENSDEDFKNLFMCEFVDDKASVFPFEELQRCMVDVMEEWEDFAPFADHPFGSRPVWIGYDPSHTGDSAGCVVLAPPVVSGGKFRMLERHQWKGMDFAAQAEGIRKLTEKYNVEYIGIDATGLGLGVFQLVRSFYPAARGIRYTPEMKTAMVLKAKDTIRRGCLEYDAGATDVTQSFMSIRKTMTSSGRSATYEASRTEEASHADIAWATMHALLNEPLSAGSGMQPKSILEFN